From a region of the Dictyostelium discoideum AX4 chromosome 2 chromosome, whole genome shotgun sequence genome:
- the scsB gene encoding GTP-specific succinyl-CoA synthetase beta subunit (Similar to GDP-forming~Similar to GDP-forming) gives MSLFNSANKVIGGVLKFNPSKYQVRYLNLHEYQSKSLMDKYGVNTQKWRVVTKASDAIKAASELNGELVVKAQVHAGGRGKGSFIETGFKGGVHLCKTGKEAERLCDEMLGKHLVTKQTTKEGTKVQSVMLAESVDPKRELYFAIVMDRKYGGPVMIASPQGGVDIESVAEETPDLIFKEPIDIVKGIRPEQTKNLAEKLGFTGEKAKIAQQQMENLYQLFIKSDATQVEINPFAETTDGQVICMDAKINFDDNASFRQKEIFEMRDTAEEDPREVEAGKFGLNYIGLDGNIGCMVNGAGLAMATMDIIKLKGGIPANFLDVGGSASEQAVTEAFKILTKDPRVKCLLVNIFGGIMKCDIIASGIVNASKQVGLKIPLVVRLEGTNVNIGKEILEKSGLNITSASDLDDAAIKAVNCLKK, from the exons ATGTCACTCTTTAATTCAGCTAATAAAGTTATT ggaggagttttaaaatttaatccaAGTAAATATCAAGTtagatatttaaatttacatgAATATCAAAGTAAATCATTAATGGATAAATATGGAGTTAATACACAAAAATGGAGAGTTGTAACAAAAGCATCAGATGCCATCAAAGCAGCATCAGAATTGAATGGAGAATTAGTAGTTAAAGCACAAGTACATGCAGGTGGTAGAGGTAAGGGTTCATTCATAGAGACAGGATTTAAAGGAGGTGTTCATCTCTGTAAAACTGGTAAGGAAGCAGAACGTTTATGTGACGAAATGTTGGGTAAACATCTTGTAACCAAACAAACCACCAAAGAAGGTACCAAAGTTCAAAGTGTAATGTTGGCAGAATCAGTTGACCCAAAGAGAGAATTGTATTTTGCAATCGTTATGGATCGTAAATATGGTGGACCAGTTATGATTGCATCACCACAAGGTGGTGTTGACATTGAGAGTGTTGCAGAGGAAACACcagatttaattttcaaagaaCCAATCGATATCGTCAAAGGTATTCGTCCAGAACAAACTAAAAACCTCGCTGAGAAATTAGGTTTCACCGGTGAGAAAGCAAAGATcgctcaacaacaaatggaAAACCTCTATCAATTATTCATCAAGAGTGATGCAACTCAAGTCGAGATTAACCCATTCGCTGAAACCACCGATGGTCAAGTCATTTGTATGGATGCTAAAATCAATTTCGATGACAATGCCTCATTCCGTCAAAAGGAGATTTTCGAAATGAGAGATACCGCCGAAGAGGATCCACGTGAGGTTGAAGCTGGTAAATTTGGTCTCAATTACATTGGTCTCGATGGTAACATTGGTTGTATGGTTAATGGTGCTGGTTTGGCTATGGCCACCATGGATATCATTAAATTAAAGGGTGGTATCCCTGCTAATTTCCTCGATGTAGGTGGTAGTGCCTCTGAACAAGCCGTCACTGAAGCCTTCAAAATCCTCACTAAAGATCCAAGAGTTAAATGTTTACTCGTAAACATTTTCGGTGGTATCATGAAATGTGATATCATTGCCTCTGGTATCGTAAATGCTTCAAAACAAGTTGGTCTTAAAATTCCATTAGTTGTACGTTTAGAAGGTACAAATGTAAACATTGGTAAAGAAATCTTGGAAAAATCTGGTTTAAATATTACTTCTGCTAGTGATTTAGATGATGCTGCTATTAAAGCtgttaattgtttaaaaaaataa
- the psmG2 gene encoding proteasome assembly chaperone 2 — protein MNKFFYSIDNNNNNISFKNHTLIWPSLTLGNIGQLTIDVLICSFEFKRIGFIVDENITPIIGNDCFTTLDNNNGIMSTSIEVYQSSLFPSITLVQQRSPIVDGRIPNFSENLFKWINAEEIKEILFLSSSNANKRVDSQLTGSQVRFIKSDNVDKNIISKLNEMNISEMELTVQSPEGETIQLSNRLTGLAKEIYSTINSKNNDNNNKVSFLCLNLFCSEGYNTNEALQMSNLIYNFIKNQESPSSPQLKTPSCWKLLQGPTFDQSLFF, from the exons atgaacaaatttttttattcaattgataataataataataatatttcatttaaaaatcataCATTAATATGGCCATCACTAACACTTGGTAATATTGGTCAATTAACAATCGATGTTTTAATATGTTCATTCGAATTCAAAAGAATTGGTTTCATTgttgatgaaaatattacACCAATCATTGGAAATGATTGTTTTACAACATTAgataataacaatggtaTAATGTCAACAAGTATTGAAGTTTATCAATCCTCATTATTTCCTTCAATTACATTAGTTCAACAAAGATCACCAATAGTTGAT gGTCGTATTCCAAACTTTTcagaaaatttatttaaatggaTCAATGcagaagaaattaaagagaTTTTATTCCTTTCAAGTAGTAATGCAAATAAAAGAGTTGATTCTCAATTAACAgg ATCACAAgttagatttattaaatcagataatgttgataaaaatataatttcaaaattaaatgaaatgaatATTTCAGAGATGGAATTAACTGTACAATCACCAGAGGGTGAAACAATTCAACTTAGTAATAGATTAACTGGTTTAgcaaaagaaatttattcaacaattaatagCAAAaacaacgacaacaacaacaaggtttcatttttatgtttaaatttattctGTTCAGAAGGTTATAATACTAATGAAGCTTTACAAAtgtcaaatttaatttataatttcattaaaaatcaaGAATCACCATCTTCACCACAATTAAAAACTCCATCTTGTTGGAAATTACTTCAAGGTCCAACTTTTGatcaatcattatttttttaa
- the arrB gene encoding ADP-ribosylation factor-related, which translates to MGMGFSFIEKKDFKRFLILGIDNSGKKKIMYRLKFNKDIPTRPEKGFFVETFERRFKYNNEDVCGQNMIRPLWPNYYTDETNGLIFVVDSSDQERIEEVRLEIKKLDENIKIFKNHPFLIFANKQDLKNSLSIEQLIDKLELNKLSLNRKWHIQSSNAITGDGLEFGLNWLFSSSHNFT; encoded by the exons atggGTATGGGATTtagttttattgaaaaaaaagattttaaaagatttttaattttgggaATAGATAATtcaggaaaaaaaaaaataatgtatagattaaaatttaataaagatataCCAACTAGACCTGAAAAAGGATTTTTTGTTGAAACTTTTGAAAgaagatttaaatataataatgaagatg TTTGTGGTCAAAATATGATTAGACCATTATGGCCAAACTATTATACTGATGAAACCAATGGTTTAATATTTGTAGTTGATTCAAGTGATCAAGAAAGAATTGAAGAGGTGAGGTTGGAAATTAAGAAActtgatgaaaatattaaaatcttcAAAAATCATCCATTCTTAATATTTGCAAATAaacaagatttaaaaaattctttatccATTGAACAATTGATTGATAAATTGgaactaaataaattatctttaaataGGAAATGGCACATTCAATCTTCTAATGCCATAACTGGTGATGGTTTAGAATTTGGCTTAAATTGGTTATTTTCATCTTCTCACAATTTTACTTGA
- the med30 gene encoding hypothetical protein, producing MDKIEIEEELICSLAVKGEKSIHKLLLNILAIVKQLKTIQSDPVLTYQVSTKAQQQLQSQQLQQPQSIPSSTNNSTNTNTNNSTTTTTTSSTSSTTTPTTTTSTTSPLNSKDSTATTTTKEQPSSPTLPTLNLNFVNDNDKIKELNQNCIQSILALQKTIKEISLLETKISQKPKDNIDNDDTIMKDDNNNSSTSAPTTTTINIEKQDQTSLSNELERLKMDAYQKNCVIKKLIDNMRLLQLSINSMNRTSTGTD from the exons atggataaaattgaaattgaagagGAATTGATTTGTTCATTGGCAGTAAAAGGTGAAAAATCAATACATAAACTACTATTGAATATATTAGCAATTGTAAAGCAATTAAAAACCATTCAATCTGATCCAGTATTAACATACCAAGTTTCAACTAAagctcaacaacaattgcaatcacaacaacttcaacaacctCAAAGTATTCCTTCTTCtacaaataattcaacaaatactaatactaataattctACAACAACCACTACTACATCATctacatcatcaacaacaacaccaacaacaacaacttctacaacatcaccattaaattcaaaagattcaacagcaacaacaactacaaaagaacaaccatcatcaccaacattaccaacattaaatttaaattttgtaaatgataatgataaaattaaagaattaaatcaaaattgcattcaatcaattttagCATTacaaaaaactattaaagaaatttcattattagaaACTAAAATATCACAAAAACCAaaagataatattgataatgatgatactATCATgaaagatgataataataatagtagtacctcagcaccaacaacaacaacaattaatataGAAAAACAGGATCAAACCTCATTATCTAATGAATTGGAAAGattaaaaatg gatgcatatcaaaaaaattgtgtaataaagaaattaatcgATAATATGAGATTACTTCAATTAAGTATAAATTCAATGAATAGAACATCGACTGGAacagattaa
- the cbpE gene encoding calcium-binding protein, protein MSKVEAQIEKIFTSFDKDGDGNLSWDEVFSRMSSNSNIKDPLAATKSMFDHYNRDADTENLSIQEIREVLMSKKIKQDLIRTEKALRSKVKDFRKKYDTDNDGVVTFDEMYQLYLKDPDFDEEDDELSAEEREKAKCRRAKSSCRYFFSAVDKDKNDKLSYLEIHEYLKKHPEFDLGPSQ, encoded by the exons atgtcTAAGGTTGAAGCTCAAATT gaaaaaatttttacttCTTTTGACAaagatggtgatggtaaCTTATCATGGGATGAAGTTTTCTCTCGTATGAGCTCAAATTCCAATATTAAGGATCCACTTGCTGCCACAAAATCAATGTTTGATCATTATAATCGTGATGCTGATACTGAAAACCTTTCCATCCAGGAAATTAGAGAAGTTTTAATGTCCAAGAAAATTAAACAAGATTTAATCAGAACTGAAAAAGCTCTCAGATCCAAGGTCAAAGATTTCCGTAAGAAATATGACACTGATAATGACGGTGTTGTAACATTTGATGAAATGTATCAATTGTACCTTAAAGATCCGGAttttgatgaagaagatgatgaattaaGTGCTGAAGAAAGGGAAAAAGCTAAATGCAGAAGAGCCAAAAGCTCATGCAGATACTTCTTTAGTGCTGTTGATAAGGATAAGAACGATAAATTATCCTATCTAGAAATTCATGAA tATCTTAAAAAACATCCAGAATTTGATCTTGGTCCAtcccaataa